In Lolium rigidum isolate FL_2022 chromosome 7, APGP_CSIRO_Lrig_0.1, whole genome shotgun sequence, the DNA window ATTTGCTTTCAAATCCGTATTGGTTTCGACCGGTCTGGACGATCTAGTTTGTGTACGCTCATATTTGTCCCGGACTCTACTTATACAGTTCGTATTGTTTGTGTACGCTCATATTTGTCCCGCACTTGGATCTCTTTTTGAATCCTTAGTGCTAACGAgggatttttttttcttggcCAGAATATCCAAAATCTCGCCGAATACCAAACATTTCGTTACCGATAACAGTTCGTATTAGGTTGGATTTGAAATTAAAGAACAGTTCGGGATAAAAACACAACTCGTATGCCTGATTTACAAAACAACCTGCGTAGGCGTACGTGGTGGTTAGGTGACATGAATCATCTCATGATGTCGTTATTTCAAGTATCCATCCTCGTAGATTTTCATTTTTATTATCAGTTTATGCTGTTTTATTTGCTCAAAAAGAAATTAGGTGAAGAACTGTGATTCAAACACTGGACCAAATGCCATTCGGCGGGACAGTCTTACCATTGAGTTGCATAATAATTTGTTACAATATGCGCTCGAATTTTCCTTATTTTGTGTCGGAatctattgaattcaaatttcatTTAAAAAAACTTGTACGGAAAATTCCCGAGAATTTCGAGATTTTGTGGCAACCGAATTTTCCGGTGCCCTCAGGTAAAAATATGCCACCGATAAAAATAAAACCTTGCTGCTAACTACATATCCAACCATGTTAGATATATTCCTAACTGAAATAGCTAGATTGTTGACGTGTTGGAGTCATGACATGTAAGAGCCGTGTTATACTAAGGCGTGAAGTTTAGAGTCTTACTTTTTAGGGTGAAAATTCAAGATCTGATTTTAATTTGTTGTGTCTGCCAATTATCTTGTTAAAGGAATTGTTTTGacagcggagactatcttcaggatgAAATCATAAGATCTTTTGATCTGGTGATGATGACGCTTATacattgtttccttcttggagacaTCGCTGTCGAAAAGCCTGGAGATTaggtgttgttgtggtggtggcATATTGTTGTTGCTCGGGCTGAAACACCGTAGCGGACCTTTTATTTTCTTAGTTCTTTTGCGTGATGTACTGGCATTAAGAtattacgttgttgcagagggcTGGATGTAATTAATATGTCTTAATATTAATAGATTTTATTTATTGAAAAAAGAGCTCGGTTGGTGGGAGTTAGCTCGAAACCAGACGCCTTTGGCTCGACGATGTGCCTGACTTTGCATTGGTACTGGTAGCTAGTTATTTTACGGGCCTCGCATATAACGACACAGCGGCTCTTCGGACGTGGATGGTGGTGGGTGGCGACCAGACCTTGATCTGCgctgcggcctccccgcctcccgtCGGCTCCTCGCCACGGCACACCgatggtggctggtggtgggcaGCGGCCAGGTCCTTGATCTGCGCCGCTGCATaccccccgcctctcgccggtgcgtggaggtgatcttgggcttctcccgcggcccgaggtcgcccggggcagcagccctaggttcgacggcggaggaggcccTCTTCTTCGCTAGAGATGGTCGGCctgcggatggtggtggtgggtctTTCGACCTGTCCCCGCCTCCCGGTGGCAAGGTGGTGAGGCATGGAAACCGGCGACGGCTGATGAAGACACAACAATatggccagcctgggatggtcgctGGCGAGGGGTTGcctgacctgaataaaggcggcggtcctacggTCTATCTTGGGCAAATATGAAGACTTACCTGAGGTTTTCCCTTCTCGATCTGGTAGGAGTGTTGAGTTCTGAAAGgagccgccggcgaatgtaacaatgctttttttgcctggagtttgctgcatCGGTGGCATTCGGTCGTGCGTACCCATGCTTGTATTCcggccgattggttctggagggaacggcgcgaagctctgttctatgTTTGGCATCAAGAGACATTTGGTCCATGATGCAGTCAGAAGAAGGGAATGACATGAAGGCCGGagcggaggactagctaagggaggttcaagtctctgcgttgttgagggacttgcttggtgtcccgGGCTCCGCAGAAATggtatggaagtgggggcggcagtacaggtgaagtttagagtcctacctttcagggtgaaaacccaaggtctggcctggcaatgatcttgttggaggcattgttttgagagcggggactatcttcaggtgaAAACCTAAcatctttggtcgggcgacgacggcgctggtgcatcgTTTCTTTCTTGGGGCgtcgttttttttttgagattctatatttcaggtgttgtcttggtggtggttgtattgttgttgctaggcctaggatgctatagcgggacttttatttcttagttttcttttctgttttttggctgtgtgcatccgtactgccattagggtgttgcgttattgcagaggctggatgtaattggtatcttttgatattaatattgtTTCATCTTAGAAATAACAAAATGTGCTTTTTAAGGAAGAAGAAAGAACTTCCGACATCTGGCTGTTACATGGTGATGTTGTcttctttataaaaaaaaaacacatggtgatgtggaggataCGATTACAAGAATGCCACGACACGGCCTTGGCCGGCCTACCTTCACGTCACATCACGGCGTTGGCCGGCCTAACCGTCTGAATCGACGACGTTGCGAAATTAATGGTTAACAATTCCCTCCGCTGCACAATCAGCCAATCATGTCCCgccctgagggcatctccaaccgggcgacccatcccgcgcccgcgcgtccggatgggtcgaaacggacaaaatcgcggcccagcgcccggacccatccctaaaacggacggccggggcgtccgggacgacccaaacccggcccaaatcttggacgagtttgcgtggccgcggacgcgaaaggctggtcgctcgcgtcctccccttgtccgccctcgGCCCGCCCGTCTCGCCTCCCACAACGaaacactccactccactcccaaaacctagagatggccgacgaagcgaccgccgccgccaccgccaccaccgccaccatcggagaggaggcagTGGTCGCGGCCGCTGCCGCTCCTTCCGTGGAGGCGGCTCGAaccggacgctccggtggtcgtggagcccgggccgccgacgaagaaggcgaagcccgagctcaccgcggagcagagggcgatggAGTCCAAGAAGCGGGCGGACCGGCGCCGAGCGTCTGATCAacggaagaaggaggccgccgccgaggaggagcggGTGCGGGCGGCGGAGCACCTCCTCCAACTCCAAACACAGGCGAAGAACACGGTCATGCAAGAGCAGGCGCAGGCCATGCTGTTTTACGGCCACTCATCGCTCGGCCAACACATgctcatccccggcaccggcacggcctcgggggagctcggcctcatcCGTGACCCTGCCCCTTCCTCCAAGATCAATTGGCCCACCGTCTGCCCCGTTTGGGCACGAATTGGGGGCGCATTCTGGGCGGCACGCGTaccagtcacgggatgggtcaccggaggtgggagaGTCCATgtcggggccgtcaccttcgtccattgacctcaaccgtgcgccggcgaactccaaaggccccaagaacCTGGCAGCAGCTGCCATGGCCGGcgcacgcaacctgttcgacgatttgtcggccgcgcgcgcgcagtcaccgtcGACCGTGCAGGCCCCTCTGTCTTTCGCGCAGACGATGCCGGCCaccctgccatatccttcgacacagcaggctccccagccacctcccgttgacacacaggagggcacAACCGCCTGTCCCGCAAAGCataaacatcgaggaggagccgttgttcgttgagggcctcacacaagccgcagctcgCACAAGCTAGAGCTCGCCGGGTAAGCAAgcgaaccgccaactacacggagaaggaggacaaggtgatCGTCCAtgcatggttgaccatcgggcaagatgcgttgacaaGTGCCGAACGTAAGGGGACCGCAttcggcgccggatctatgaatacttccatgaacatcgcaaatatggacaggagccatttgagagcgaccgcagcgagttatcgctccaaaagaggtggggaacaattcaaactgaatgcaacaagttccaggcggcgtatgagcacgcgaagcggctccccgttagtggcatgggtatgaaggacttggtatgattcttaacctcaactcAATCATCCGATATtcgcacatatgtttatcgttgttctctcgctttgctctaggtgtggcgagctttggaattctacaaagccaGCAATGGAGACAAGacttttgccttccctcattgttggaaggaactccagggcacccccaagttccaggaggggtatgaggggtacatggcgaccttgactggcaacaaccccgccaaagatgccacggtcattgaccttgatggtgggcagccttgcggtagctccgcttctcgtgcaagtcgtccacgcggccaaaagtcaaccaaagccgacatgaagcgtgatgcttccTCCGTactattgtatggcactttgaaggagatgcatgcggatagagaggtgtccacggacaagagggatgagaggaggcgccgggagaaagaagaggacaggaagaaattctttgatgtccagcagaagaagcttgagattgaagaggtcaaggcccgggccaaagctaaagaacttgagctcaaagagagagaacttgagctcacaGCGACCGGCAAGGGCGAAAGAGGTGGAGATGAAGGCGAAGGAAATTGAGCTcaaagcaatggcaagggccaaagagatggagatgaaggcgcaggaagttgagctcaaacgccaagccgaggacaacctcatcatgaacgccgacttgaccaacatgagtgaggcgaagagagcttggttcgagaagaggcgaaggagatcctcgagcgcccaaattgagttagacaatctcaattgtaatttttatatttttctcaaactatggcacattttaatTGATTTATCATGCTACATTTGATGCTATTTTATGTTATTTGCTATATTTTATGTTTGTTATATATTATTCCATGTTTATGAGATATTATTCTAGGTTTAGACATTGTTTTATAAAGTATCTGTGGCCAGATGGCCTATTTCCCAAagtaggccaaatggccaaattgggtggccgctgcgttgggcgcagcgtgcgacccaaacggacacgcggacgcggggcgctgttcgggtgtccgttcggccacccaaacggccaaacggacggcccagcgcgtccgtttgggtcgcccggttggagatgccctgacctcGCAGACTCCCAGGAGAAGGGTGACATGCAGCGCTGGAACGTAGAGCGAGGACCGAATCCTCGTACGTCCTCGTCAATGACCACGTCGCTCAACGGTCGCCGGCAATCCAGCACCTCGGTGGGATGCAGGAACGGCTGAAAGGCCACTAGCGACTACTTCACGTGACAGATGAAAGGAGTTTGCCGATTCTACAATAATAATTAAAAAGATGAAAGGAGTTTGCCGATTCTACAATAATAAAAAAATCGTTTCCAAGCTACTGACACTTTCATGCTTCGGACGCACAGGAAGGAAGCCCGGGTGATATTCTTCTTTACCAAAAAAAATAATCACAAGGTGATGTTGAGGATACGATTCTAAGAAAGCCACGACACGGCCGGCCTTGCACTACGAAAACCAGTCAAGGGCATGATGaccgccagccgtcggcacagtaggGGTTGGCCTGCCTGCCTGCACCTCACTACGCGGCCTTGGTCGGCCTGACCAGAGATGACGTTGCGAAATGGTTAAGTACCGTCATCTTTGAGCTTCATCTCTAACACTAACCTCTCGTCTCTGCCTCCTGACCTCTGCTGCATAATCAACCAATCATGTCCCCTCCTGATCTCCCAGACTCCCAGGTGAAGGGTGACAGCGCTGGAACGTGGAGTGATGACCGTCAGCGGCTACCAAAAACACACTGCCGTCGCAGATTCGATGCCGCCGCAGATtcgatgccgccgccgcgctgAAACCCGTCAGCGGCTACCAAAAACACACTGCCGTCGCATATtcgatgccgccgccgcgcgaAGCTGCCATCCTGCCAAGGCCTATGCAAGATCAGCAACACATCTTCCTAGTAACAATTGTGCATTTTTTGTCACTGTTGCCTAGGTCCTACTAACTGTTTACTTAGTAATAGTTGTATTTTTTATAGAAGAAAAAACGTCCAACATTTGGCGTGGTGATGTTCTTTACCGACAGAAATCACATAGTGATGTTCAGGATACGATTCTAAGAAAGCCACGACACGGCCGGCTTTGGCCTGCCTGCCAGCACCTCACTACACGGACTTGGTCGGCCTGACCAGAGACGACGTTGCGAAATGGTTAAGTACCGTCGTCTTTGTGCTTCATCTCTAACACTAACCTCTCGTCTCTGCCTCCTGACCTCTGCTGCACAATTAAGCAATCATGTCCCGTGCTGATCTCCCAGCCACCCCGGAGAAGGGTGACAGCGCTGGAACGTGGAGTGATGACCGTATCCCAGTCGTTGACCTCGACGTCCTTGTGAATGGCGACGCCGCTCAACGGGCGGAGGCGATCCGGCACCTTGGTCGGGCGTGTGAAGAGTGGGGCTTCTTTATGGTACATACTCAAATTTGCACTCTAGAATTTCAAGCAAGCGTATACTTGATGTTCAAAGCTTACGTGTATGTGAATCTCTGACAAGGTCATCAACCATGGTGTTCCTGCATTTCTCCAAGGAGCAACCATGGACGCGTGCAAGGAGATGTTCGATTTACCAGCGGAGGAAAATGCTGAGTACATGAACCCCACCCTAATGGCGCCCGTTAGCCTCGGGACGTCTTTGAATTCTGCCTACTGGAGGAACTACGTGAAGTTTTTCACTCACCCCGATTTCCACTGCCCGGAGAAGCCAGCAAACCTGAGGCACGCAAAAACGATCCACTTTTTTTTTGCAACTTTTCAGAAATAAATGCATTTTTTTTGCTTGGACCATCACTCATTATATTGGTTTGGCAGAGTAAATGTTACCGAGTACGCGACTCGCACGAGAGGCCTGATGCTAGCGCTCACGGCGGCGATCTCCGAGAGCATGGGGCTTGACGACGGCCGCATCGCTGAAGCGCTAAACCTGGAGGACTGCTTCCAGTTAATCGTCTGGAACCAATACCCGCCGGCTGGCCCGGAAGTCGGGTTGCCGCCTCACACTGACCACGGCCTACTCGCTCTTCTCTTCCAGACCGGCGTCGACGGCCTACAGGTCCAGAAAAACGGCCGTTGGATCCTCGCGAAGCCCATTCCCAACTCGTACTTCGTCATCGCCGGCGATCAGCTTGAGGTGACCGACCAACTGAGCAATTACCTACTTCGGAGTGTGTCATGAACTATGTATGTGTAACTTCCTGACACTTGCTTGCAGATTGTTAGCAATGGAAGGTACAAGGCAGCGCTCCACCGTGCAATGGTCCATGGAGAGCAGGCGAGAATGTCGTCCGTGTGCCTGCTCGGGCCATGCCTGGACACCGTCGTCCAGCCGATACCAGAGGTGGCACTGCAGGGAGTGGAGTTCAGGGGTATCAAGTACAGAGAGTACATTGAGCACCAACGCACCAAAACTGTTAACGAGAATGCGGCGGTGGTCGTCGCTCGTGCGCAGCGTGAAATATTAGCGCGCCAGGGCTCGCCCAACAGTACCGAAATTAAAGCCTAAGACCCTGCTTATTCAGATCAAAAGCAGTTCTCAAATTGGGATGCTCTATGGGTTGTTGCAGTTCCATATCAGTTTGTTGTCTCGCTTCTTTTGGTCCATTTCGTTGTTGTTGTAAGTGAATTCCTGAACTTGTACTTCCTCCGAACTAAAGCCACGGCACTTGTTATGGATCACAATACAAATAGATTTTTGTCCCGTAGTAGATTTTCGATGCCGAGCATCTATCCGCGTGTTTCCTATTGGTGTGAGGGCACTTCTCTTTCCCATTTCcgtttatctttattttataatATTGTTGAACAATGTATTTTCGTTATAAAAGTAATAGAAAAGGGATTGAGTTGCCCAGATTGAAAAAATGTCAAAATCGTGAAGGTAATAGAATATTTATACCTTGACGGGCAAATGAACATATCACAACGTATTTACCAGACAATGAAGAAAGAACCAGTCAATATAATATTATCCACTTTAAATATTTGACTAGACCTATGAAAAGCGTATTTTCACTACATTGAGATTAGGGACGACGATGATACTTGAGGATCTACTAAGGTCTGGAAATGATTCCTCAAGAAATAAATGGGTGACGGAAATCGATTGAAAAGGGAACTAGGTGCCCTTGTAATAGACACTCGTACTCGTTAATATTTCCTACACTTCAGAATCGTAGTTCGTGCCACGGTAGCCATGCTGGACGGGGCACATGAGCTGGGCATATCCATGGGTTCGAGTCATGCGGCCCCCACGTAGTCCAAGAGGGCTTTCTCACCTTCAGTATGTCGATGACACCCTCATCAGCGACCCAAAGTCCATGTACACGACAACTTCTAGCCAAAAATAGGTGGCGTGCAATCCACCCTCTAACACAAACTTGTGCAAGTTTGATACAACATATGCCCCTACAAGGGATAGAGCTAGAAGTTCGATGCACCTACTTCCCCTCCGACATATTTGTGCAAGTGTTATGCATTTCCATTCCCCACAAAGGATGTGATATAATAGCCTGAGGTAACCGCCACCCCGACACAGGATGTGAGCCTGCGGCCCGATGCACCTGCCAACCCGGGACACTATGCAAGCCAATTGCCGGAGGAACCCACTGCCCTTGCGACATATTCTTGCAATAGCGAAGCACCGCCAACCTGTGTAGAGGGTGTGAGCCAGAAGCTGGAGGCACCGACCATGATCCCTCTCAAAGATGTTTGCAAGCCCGAAGTTTGAGTtcgacactagtggaaaacagggctttcgtgggagccttttgtcgcgggcgcgcctgcacccgcgacaaatggcctggtgatacgtctccaacgtatcgataatttcttatgttccatgctactttattgatgatacctacatgttttatgcacattatatgtcatatttatgcattttctggaactaacctattaacaagatgccgaagagcccgttgctgttttctgctgtttttggtttcagaaatcctagtaaagaaatattctcggaattggacgaaactttcgcccaggatcctatttttgcacgaagcttcagaagaccgaagagataacgaagtggggccacgaggcggccagagggcagggcggcgcggcccaggccttggccgcgccgacctagcctctgggcccctcgtgtggccccccgcgttgcccctccgcctacttaaagcttccgtcgcgaaacccccagtaccgagagccacgatacggaaaacctcacagagacgccgccgccgcgaatcccatctcgggggattcggagatcgcctccggcaccctgccggagaggggattcatctcccggaggactctacaccgccatggtcgcctccggagtgatgagtgagtagttcacccctggaccatgggtccatagcagtagttagatggtcgtcttctccttgttgtgcttcattgttggatcttgtgagctgcctaacatgatcaagatcatctatctgtaatactatatgttgtgtttgtcgggatccgatggatagagagtactatgattatggtgattatcaatctattgtttatgtgttgtttatgatcttgcatgctctccgttactagtagaggctctggccaagtttttactcttaactccaagagggagtatttatgctcgatagtgggttcatgcctccattgaatccaggacaatggatgaaagttctaaggttgtggatgtgctcgttgccactagggataaaacattgatgctatgtctaaggatgtagttgttgattacattacgcaccatacttaatgcaattgtctcgttgctttgcaacttaataccggaggggttcggatgataacccgaaggtggactttttaggcatagatgcagttggatggcggtctatgtactttgtcgtaatgccccgattaaatctcactatatttatcatatcatgtatatgcattgttatgcctttctctatttgtcaattgcccgaccgtaatttgttcacccaacatgcttttatcttatgggagagacacctctagtgaaccgtggaccccggtcctattctttacatagcattcaatctatcgcaattgtgtttactgttttctttgcaaacatcttccactcgatacgtttaatcctttgttacaagcaagcctgagtgagattgacaacctcacctgtttcgttggggcaaagtacttgggttgtgttgtgcaggttccgcgttggcgccggaatccccggtgttgcgccgcatcacatttcgcgaccatcaaccttcaacgtgcttcttggctcctactggttcgattaaaccttggtttcataccgagggaaaacttgccaccgtgcgcatcataccttcctcttggggttcccaacggacgtgtacatctacgcgcatcaagcactttttctggcgccgttgccggggagatcaagacacgctgcaaggggagtctccacttctcaatctctttactttgtttttgtcttgctttattttatttactactttgtttgctgcactaaatcaaaacacaaaaaattagttgctagttttactttatttactgtcttgctctctatatcaaaaacacaaaaaaattagttacctgtctttactttatttgtctagtttactttttgcttcttgcatcatgtttccttttaatttcaccacaaaagacataccggtaggacgtgggtccatagttgggagaaataatatagaagaatttttcaatcatgttagtatcaccgaagattttgaagatagacacttggtagaac includes these proteins:
- the LOC124671192 gene encoding 2-oxoglutarate-dependent dioxygenase 19-like gives rise to the protein MSRADLPATPEKGDSAGTWSDDRIPVVDLDVLVNGDAAQRAEAIRHLGRACEEWGFFMVINHGVPAFLQGATMDACKEMFDLPAEENAEYMNPTLMAPVSLGTSLNSAYWRNYVKFFTHPDFHCPEKPANLRVNVTEYATRTRGLMLALTAAISESMGLDDGRIAEALNLEDCFQLIVWNQYPPAGPEVGLPPHTDHGLLALLFQTGVDGLQVQKNGRWILAKPIPNSYFVIAGDQLEIVSNGRYKAALHRAMVHGEQARMSSVCLLGPCLDTVVQPIPEVALQGVEFRGIKYREYIEHQRTKTVNENAAVVVARAQREILARQGSPNSTEIKA